The following proteins come from a genomic window of Streptomyces sp. NBC_00539:
- a CDS encoding LLM class flavin-dependent oxidoreductase → MIPRISLLDRSRTRQGHPDPQALRDTVELAREAERLGYHRFWVSEHHGVPGVAGSAPTVLAAAVAASTRRIRVGTGGVMLPNHQPMVVAEQFGVLEALFPGRIDMGVGRSVGFTDGIRRALGRGTEDADRFEEQLAELLGWLDGTQRAHPGVHARPAEGLRIPAYVLATGEGARIAARAGLPVVVGDLPARSRVAQAVAAYREEFRPSPWGARPYVVVSGTVAVAATGEAARRILLPEAWALAYSRTRGSFPPLRPAGEIEALEMTPKERELYEGALQGHVHGAEEQVAAELTAVAQDLGADELLVTTSTYDRTALLDSLGRLARLAGLHTRAEGDAP, encoded by the coding sequence GTGATCCCGCGCATCTCGCTACTCGACCGGTCCCGCACGCGCCAGGGGCATCCCGACCCGCAGGCCCTGCGGGACACCGTGGAGCTCGCGCGCGAGGCGGAGCGGCTCGGGTACCACCGCTTCTGGGTGTCCGAGCACCACGGTGTACCGGGCGTCGCCGGTTCCGCGCCCACCGTGCTGGCCGCCGCCGTCGCCGCCTCCACCCGGCGGATCCGGGTCGGTACGGGCGGGGTGATGCTGCCCAACCACCAGCCGATGGTCGTCGCCGAGCAGTTCGGGGTGCTGGAGGCACTGTTCCCCGGCCGCATCGACATGGGCGTGGGCCGCTCGGTCGGCTTCACCGACGGGATCCGGCGGGCCCTGGGCCGTGGCACCGAGGACGCGGACCGGTTCGAGGAGCAGCTCGCCGAGCTGCTGGGCTGGCTCGACGGGACCCAGCGGGCCCATCCCGGGGTGCACGCCCGCCCGGCGGAGGGGCTGCGGATCCCGGCGTACGTACTGGCCACCGGCGAGGGCGCGCGGATCGCCGCCCGGGCCGGGCTGCCGGTGGTGGTGGGTGACCTGCCGGCCCGCAGCCGGGTCGCGCAGGCGGTGGCGGCCTACCGCGAGGAGTTCCGGCCCTCCCCCTGGGGCGCGCGGCCGTACGTGGTGGTCTCGGGAACGGTGGCGGTCGCGGCCACCGGGGAGGCCGCCCGGCGGATCCTGCTCCCGGAGGCGTGGGCCCTGGCGTACTCCCGCACCCGGGGGAGTTTCCCGCCCCTGAGGCCGGCCGGGGAGATCGAGGCGCTGGAGATGACGCCGAAGGAGCGCGAGCTGTACGAGGGCGCGCTCCAAGGGCACGTCCACGGCGCCGAGGAGCAGGTCGCGGCGGAGCTGACCGCGGTCGCCCAGGACCTCGGCGCCGACGAGCTGCTGGTGACGACCTCCACGTACGACCGTACGGCGCTGCTGGATTCGCTCGGCAGGCTGGCGCGGCTGGCGGGCCTGCACACGAGAGCCGAGGGCGACGCCCCTTAA
- the egtC gene encoding ergothioneine biosynthesis protein EgtC, with amino-acid sequence MCRHLAYLGPSVCLGRLLSEPEYSLVRQSYAPRRQRYGTINADGFGVGWYAQDDPVPARYRRSGPVWGDLTFADLARVVRSTAALAAVRDATLAGADGEAAASPFASGPWLFSHNGAIRDWPHAAGPLAAALPPHELLQLSARTDSALIWALVLRRLREGAGLGEALAGPVQELAAASPGSRLNLLLTDGTGIAATAWGDSLWYLSDPGAGSTVVASEPYDEDSRWTEVDDRTLLTATPTRVDLIPLKESLS; translated from the coding sequence ATGTGCCGTCACTTGGCTTATCTGGGACCGTCGGTGTGCCTGGGGCGGCTGCTGAGCGAGCCCGAGTACTCCCTGGTCCGGCAGTCGTACGCACCGCGCCGCCAGCGGTACGGCACGATCAACGCCGACGGCTTCGGCGTCGGCTGGTACGCGCAGGACGATCCGGTACCGGCCCGCTACCGCCGCTCCGGGCCCGTCTGGGGGGATCTGACCTTCGCGGACCTGGCCCGCGTGGTGCGCAGCACGGCGGCGCTGGCCGCCGTCCGGGACGCCACGCTGGCCGGGGCGGACGGGGAGGCCGCAGCCTCGCCGTTCGCTTCGGGGCCCTGGCTGTTCAGCCACAACGGGGCGATACGGGACTGGCCGCACGCGGCGGGCCCCTTGGCGGCCGCGCTGCCGCCGCACGAGCTGCTCCAGTTGTCCGCGCGTACCGATTCGGCGCTGATCTGGGCGCTGGTGCTGCGCCGGCTCCGGGAGGGGGCGGGTCTCGGCGAGGCCCTCGCGGGGCCGGTGCAGGAGCTGGCGGCCGCTTCCCCCGGGTCCCGGCTGAACCTGCTGCTGACGGACGGGACGGGCATCGCCGCGACCGCGTGGGGCGACTCCCTCTGGTACCTGTCCGATCCGGGGGCCGGGTCCACGGTCGTGGCGTCCGAGCCGTACGACGAGGACAGCCGCTGGACCGAGGTGGACGACCGCACCTTGCTGACCGCCACCCCCACCCGGGTCGATCTGATCCCGCTCAAGGAGAGTCTGTCGTGA
- a CDS encoding phosphatase domain-containing protein, with product MSRESAHRRPLAVFDIDNTLSDTDHRQHFLERRPRDWDGFFGAAPADPPLARGVALAVESAADCEVVYLTGRPERCRADTVEWLARHGLPEGRLWMRGDRDRRPARATKLEVLGRIARGREVRMLVDDDELVCRAAREAGFRVVLADWAADAPELTTAQETEGRT from the coding sequence ATGTCCCGTGAGAGCGCCCACCGGCGGCCACTGGCCGTCTTCGACATCGACAACACCCTGTCCGACACCGACCACCGCCAGCACTTCCTGGAGCGCCGCCCGCGCGACTGGGACGGCTTCTTCGGCGCCGCCCCGGCCGATCCGCCGCTCGCGCGCGGGGTGGCCCTGGCGGTGGAGAGCGCCGCCGACTGCGAGGTGGTGTACCTGACCGGCCGGCCGGAGCGCTGCCGCGCGGACACCGTCGAGTGGCTGGCGCGGCACGGGCTGCCGGAGGGCCGGCTGTGGATGCGCGGTGACCGCGACCGCCGCCCCGCCCGGGCGACCAAGCTGGAGGTGCTCGGCCGGATCGCCCGGGGCCGGGAGGTCCGGATGCTCGTGGACGACGACGAACTGGTCTGCCGGGCCGCCCGGGAGGCCGGCTTCCGGGTGGTGCTCGCCGACTGGGCGGCGGACGCCCCGGAACTCACCACCGCCCAGGAGACCGAGGGCCGGACCTGA
- a CDS encoding excinuclease ABC subunit UvrA: MHPHSAPETDARDPYVRVRGAREHNLRGVDVDIPRDALTVFTGVSGSGKSSLAFGTLYAEAQRRYFESVAPYARRLIHQIGAPKVDSVTGLPPAVSLEQRRSSPGSRSSVGTVTMLSNSLRMLYSRAGTYPPGAERLDSDSFSPNTAAGACPSCHGIGRIHRTSEELLVPDPELSIRQGAIAAWPGAWQGKNLRDILEALGHDVDAPWRELPAEDREWILFTEEQPVVTVHPVRDADRIQRPYQGTYMSAHRYVMRTFADSKSATLRARAEKFLADSPCPRCGGRRLRPEALAVTYAGRTIAELAALALTALDEVLASTPAAGEAARVLVEDLRARIGAVTELGLGYLSLDRSAPSLSAGELQRLRLATQLRSGLFGVVYVLDEPSAGLHPADTEALLGVLDRLKAAGNTVFVVEHDLEVVRHADWLVDVGPLAGEHGGRVLHSGPPEALAAVERSATARHLFGTGGASPARAARTPTGAVRLSGIERHNLRGVDAEFPLGVFTAVTGVSGSGKSTLVGQALAGEVGERLADGAFPVRRLVEVDQKPIGRTPRSNLATYTGLFDVVRRLFTASPQARERGWKAGRFSFNVPGGRCETCQGEGFVSVELLFLPSTYAPCPECGGARYNSGTLEVRYEGLNIAEVLALTVESASEFFAGVPAAARSLRALEDIGLGYLRLGQPATELSGGEAQRIKLATELQRLRRGHTLYLLDEPTTGLHPADVRVLLRQLHGLVDAGHSVVVVEHDMEVVAGADWVIDLGPGGGADGGRVVAAGTPASVARAPGSATARYLARALRTA, from the coding sequence ATGCACCCCCACAGCGCTCCGGAGACCGACGCCCGCGACCCTTACGTGCGGGTGCGGGGCGCCCGGGAGCACAATCTGCGCGGCGTCGATGTGGACATTCCGCGCGACGCCCTCACCGTCTTCACCGGCGTCTCCGGCTCCGGGAAGAGTTCCCTCGCCTTCGGCACCCTCTACGCCGAGGCGCAGCGCCGTTACTTCGAGTCCGTGGCCCCCTACGCCCGGCGGCTCATCCACCAGATCGGCGCCCCGAAGGTGGACTCCGTCACCGGACTGCCGCCCGCGGTCTCGCTGGAGCAGCGGCGCTCCTCCCCCGGTTCCCGCTCCTCGGTCGGAACGGTGACGATGCTGTCCAACTCGCTGCGGATGCTGTATTCGCGGGCGGGCACCTATCCGCCGGGCGCGGAGCGGCTGGACTCCGACTCCTTCTCCCCCAACACCGCCGCCGGGGCCTGCCCGTCCTGCCACGGCATCGGCCGCATCCACCGCACCAGCGAGGAACTCCTCGTACCGGACCCCGAGCTGTCGATCCGGCAGGGCGCGATCGCCGCCTGGCCCGGCGCGTGGCAGGGCAAGAACCTGCGGGACATCCTGGAAGCGCTCGGCCACGACGTGGACGCGCCCTGGCGGGAGCTGCCCGCCGAGGACCGCGAATGGATCCTGTTCACCGAGGAGCAGCCGGTGGTCACCGTGCACCCGGTACGGGACGCCGACCGCATCCAACGGCCCTACCAGGGCACATACATGAGCGCCCACCGCTATGTGATGCGGACCTTCGCCGACAGCAAGAGCGCCACGCTGCGCGCCCGCGCCGAGAAGTTCCTCGCCGACTCTCCGTGCCCGCGCTGCGGGGGCCGCAGGCTCCGTCCCGAGGCCCTGGCCGTGACCTACGCGGGGCGGACGATCGCGGAGCTGGCGGCGCTGGCGCTGACCGCGCTGGACGAGGTACTCGCCTCGACGCCCGCGGCCGGGGAGGCGGCGCGGGTACTCGTCGAGGACCTGCGTGCGCGGATAGGCGCGGTCACCGAGCTCGGTCTCGGCTACCTGAGCCTGGACCGGAGCGCGCCGTCGCTGTCGGCGGGCGAGTTGCAGCGGCTGCGGCTGGCGACGCAGCTGCGGTCGGGGCTGTTCGGGGTGGTGTACGTGCTGGACGAGCCGTCGGCGGGCCTGCACCCGGCCGACACCGAGGCGCTGCTCGGCGTGCTGGACCGGCTCAAGGCGGCCGGGAACACGGTGTTCGTGGTGGAGCACGACCTGGAGGTGGTGCGGCACGCGGACTGGCTGGTGGACGTCGGGCCGCTGGCCGGGGAACACGGCGGGCGGGTGCTGCACAGCGGGCCGCCGGAGGCGCTGGCCGCGGTGGAGCGGTCGGCGACGGCCCGGCACCTGTTCGGGACGGGTGGGGCGTCCCCGGCCCGGGCGGCGCGCACCCCGACGGGTGCGGTCCGGCTCAGCGGGATCGAGCGGCACAACCTGCGGGGCGTGGACGCCGAGTTCCCGCTGGGCGTGTTCACGGCCGTCACCGGTGTGTCCGGGTCCGGGAAGTCCACGCTGGTCGGGCAGGCGCTGGCCGGGGAGGTCGGGGAGCGGCTCGCGGACGGGGCGTTCCCGGTACGGCGGCTGGTGGAGGTGGACCAGAAGCCGATCGGCCGTACCCCGCGCTCCAACCTGGCGACGTACACGGGGCTGTTCGACGTGGTGCGCAGGCTGTTCACCGCGTCGCCGCAGGCGCGCGAGCGGGGGTGGAAGGCGGGGCGGTTCTCCTTCAACGTGCCGGGCGGCCGCTGCGAGACCTGCCAGGGCGAGGGCTTCGTGTCGGTGGAGCTGCTGTTCCTGCCCAGTACGTACGCCCCCTGCCCCGAGTGCGGCGGCGCGCGGTACAACTCCGGGACGCTGGAGGTGCGGTACGAGGGGCTGAACATCGCGGAGGTGCTGGCCCTGACGGTGGAGTCGGCGTCGGAGTTCTTCGCGGGGGTCCCGGCGGCGGCGCGCAGCCTGCGGGCGCTGGAGGACATCGGACTGGGCTACCTGCGGCTGGGGCAGCCCGCTACGGAGTTGTCGGGCGGCGAGGCACAGCGGATCAAGCTGGCGACGGAGCTGCAGAGGCTGCGCCGCGGCCACACGCTGTACCTGCTGGACGAGCCGACGACGGGGCTGCACCCGGCCGATGTGCGGGTGCTGCTGCGGCAGTTGCACGGTCTGGTGGACGCCGGACACTCGGTGGTGGTCGTGGAGCACGACATGGAGGTCGTCGCGGGCGCCGACTGGGTCATCGACCTGGGACCGGGCGGCGGGGCGGACGGCGGCCGTGTGGTGGCGGCCGGAACCCCGGCGTCGGTGGCCCGGGCGCCGGGCAGCGCCACGGCCCGCTACCTCGCCCGGGCGCTGCGGACGGCGTAG
- the egtB gene encoding ergothioneine biosynthesis protein EgtB, with product MTTESSPIGSRERAAAALTAARARTAALTDAVSDEDLTAQHSPLMSPLVWDLAHIGNQEELWLLRRVAGRESLRPEIDPLYDAFQHPRSERPKLPLLGPGEARRYAAEVRGRVFDLLERTAFEGTPLLDGGFAFGMIAQHEQQHDETMLITHQLRRGAPVLTAPDPGPPPGPPLPAAEVLVPGGPFTMGTSTEPWSLDNERPAHTRDVAPFWIDTAPVTNAAYQAFMADGGYHEPRWWADEGWEQIRAHGIEAPLFWHREGGIWLRRRFGVTEPVPDDEPVLHVSWYEADAFARWAGRRLPTEAEWEKAARHDPRTGRSARYPWGDADPTPAHANLGQRHLRPAPAGSYPAGASPLGVRQLIGDVWEWTASDFLPYPGFRAFPYREYSEVFFGPEHKVLRGGSFAVDPVACRGTFRNWDLPVRRQIFAGFRTARGGGA from the coding sequence GTGACCACCGAATCCAGCCCCATCGGCTCGCGTGAGCGGGCCGCCGCGGCGCTGACCGCCGCCCGGGCCCGTACCGCCGCGCTGACCGATGCCGTGTCCGACGAGGACCTGACGGCGCAGCACTCCCCCCTGATGTCGCCGCTGGTCTGGGACCTCGCGCACATCGGCAACCAGGAGGAGCTGTGGCTGCTGCGGCGGGTGGCCGGGCGCGAGTCCCTGCGGCCCGAGATCGACCCGCTCTACGACGCGTTCCAGCACCCCCGCTCCGAACGGCCGAAGCTGCCGCTGCTGGGGCCCGGCGAGGCCCGCCGGTACGCGGCGGAGGTGCGGGGGCGGGTCTTCGACCTGCTGGAGCGCACCGCTTTCGAGGGCACCCCGCTCCTGGACGGCGGGTTCGCCTTCGGCATGATCGCCCAGCACGAACAGCAGCACGACGAGACGATGCTGATCACTCATCAGCTCAGGCGCGGTGCGCCCGTACTCACCGCCCCCGACCCCGGCCCCCCGCCGGGTCCGCCGCTCCCGGCGGCCGAAGTCCTCGTTCCCGGAGGCCCGTTCACGATGGGGACGTCCACGGAGCCGTGGTCCCTGGACAACGAGCGGCCCGCGCACACCCGCGACGTCGCACCGTTTTGGATCGACACGGCGCCGGTCACCAACGCCGCCTACCAGGCCTTCATGGCGGACGGCGGGTACCACGAGCCCCGCTGGTGGGCCGACGAGGGCTGGGAGCAGATCCGCGCGCACGGGATCGAGGCCCCGCTGTTCTGGCACCGGGAGGGCGGGATCTGGCTGCGCCGCCGCTTCGGCGTCACCGAGCCCGTACCGGACGACGAACCGGTACTGCACGTCAGCTGGTACGAGGCCGACGCCTTCGCCCGCTGGGCGGGCCGCCGGCTGCCCACCGAGGCGGAGTGGGAGAAGGCGGCCCGCCACGACCCCCGCACCGGGCGCTCGGCCCGCTACCCCTGGGGCGACGCCGACCCGACGCCCGCTCACGCCAATCTGGGCCAGCGCCACCTGCGCCCCGCCCCGGCGGGCAGCTATCCGGCCGGCGCCTCCCCGCTCGGGGTGCGCCAGCTGATCGGCGACGTGTGGGAGTGGACCGCCTCGGACTTCCTGCCCTACCCGGGGTTCAGGGCGTTCCCGTACCGCGAGTACTCGGAGGTGTTCTTCGGCCCGGAGCACAAGGTGCTGCGCGGCGGTTCCTTCGCCGTGGACCCGGTGGCCTGCCGTGGCACGTTCCGCAACTGGGACCTGCCTGTCCGCCGGCAGATCTTCGCCGGCTTCCGGACCGCGCGTGGCGGTGGTGCGTGA
- a CDS encoding lysophospholipid acyltransferase family protein has protein sequence MSVWLPTAPCTPEACAGHEGRAASIPHAVARLVCAAALMLLAVLAAPPVRLLPQRPRHALVRAWAAALVGALGIRITVHGSPGPDGGRLVVANHISWLDIPLVAAALPCRMLAKSEIGAWPVLGRLAAGAGTLFIERDRIRALPRTVDAVSRSLLAGDRVTVFPEGSTWCGRAQGPFRRAVFQAALDARVPVQPVRLAYRSGADGSLAGAPAFVGDDPLTASLWRIARARGIRAEVRLLPRIPPGRHPDRRDLAAAAQRAVCGDAGQPTLPGVPAQPSRPSATDRDSAKRPSASVHHCVSSSPAAASSRRTPS, from the coding sequence ATGAGCGTCTGGCTGCCCACCGCACCCTGCACCCCCGAGGCCTGCGCCGGCCACGAGGGGCGGGCGGCGAGCATCCCGCACGCGGTGGCGCGGCTCGTCTGCGCCGCCGCCCTGATGCTGCTCGCGGTCCTGGCCGCGCCGCCGGTCCGGCTCCTGCCGCAGCGCCCCCGTCACGCCCTGGTGCGGGCCTGGGCCGCCGCACTGGTGGGCGCCCTGGGCATACGGATCACCGTGCACGGAAGCCCCGGGCCCGACGGCGGCCGCCTGGTCGTCGCCAACCACATCTCGTGGCTGGACATCCCCCTCGTGGCCGCCGCCCTGCCCTGCCGGATGCTGGCCAAGAGCGAGATCGGCGCCTGGCCCGTACTCGGCCGCCTCGCCGCCGGGGCCGGAACCCTGTTCATCGAACGCGACCGGATCAGGGCCCTGCCGCGCACCGTGGACGCCGTCAGCCGGTCCCTGCTCGCCGGAGACCGCGTGACGGTGTTCCCCGAAGGCTCGACCTGGTGCGGGCGCGCCCAGGGGCCCTTCCGGCGGGCCGTGTTCCAGGCGGCGCTGGACGCGCGGGTCCCCGTACAGCCGGTGCGGCTCGCGTACCGGTCCGGGGCGGACGGGAGCCTCGCCGGGGCGCCCGCGTTCGTCGGGGACGATCCGCTGACCGCCTCGCTGTGGCGGATCGCCCGGGCCCGCGGGATCCGGGCCGAGGTACGGCTGCTGCCGCGGATCCCGCCGGGCCGTCACCCGGACCGGCGGGACCTCGCCGCGGCCGCTCAGCGAGCGGTATGCGGCGACGCGGGACAGCCGACGCTGCCGGGCGTGCCGGCTCAGCCCTCCAGGCCGTCGGCCACCGACAGGGACAGCGCGAAACGGCCCTCCGCGTCCGTCCACCACTGCGTCAGCTCGAGCCCGGCCGCCGCCAGTTCGCGCCGTACGCCCTCCTGA
- a CDS encoding dodecin: MSNHTYRVTEIVGTSQEGIDQAVRNGIARAGAKLRNLDWFEVTQVRGHIENGEVAHYQVGLKVGFRLDDEE, encoded by the coding sequence ATGTCCAACCACACCTACCGGGTGACCGAGATCGTCGGCACCTCCCAAGAGGGCATCGACCAGGCCGTCCGCAACGGGATCGCGCGGGCGGGCGCGAAGCTGCGCAACCTGGACTGGTTCGAGGTCACGCAGGTGCGCGGGCACATCGAGAACGGCGAGGTCGCCCACTACCAGGTGGGCTTGAAGGTGGGCTTCCGGCTCGACGACGAGGAGTGA
- the egtD gene encoding L-histidine N(alpha)-methyltransferase has translation MNDFQLTRTLDEHSADTALRADVRGGLTRSPKELPPKWFYDARGSELFEEITRLPEYYPTRAEREILLGRAREIATESGARTLVELGSGSSEKTRHLIEAMPALETYVPVDVSESALRGAAQTLLGEHPGLRVHALLADFTRPLRLPESAGPRLVVFLGGTVGNLRPPERAAFLASVRAMLSPGDALLMGTDLVKDEAVLVAAYDDSQGVTAEFNKNVLAVIDRELGADFHTADFEHVAVWNREQEWIEMRLRARSQALVKIRALDLVVPFEEGEEILTEISAKFRQEGVRRELAAAGLELTQWWTDAEGRFALSLSVADGLEG, from the coding sequence GTGAACGATTTCCAGCTGACCCGGACCCTCGACGAGCACTCCGCGGATACCGCGCTGCGGGCGGACGTGCGCGGTGGCCTGACCCGCTCGCCGAAGGAATTGCCTCCCAAGTGGTTCTACGACGCCCGGGGCAGTGAACTCTTCGAGGAGATCACCCGGTTGCCCGAGTACTATCCGACGCGCGCCGAGCGGGAGATCCTGCTGGGACGGGCCCGGGAGATCGCGACGGAGAGCGGCGCGCGCACGCTGGTGGAGCTGGGTTCCGGTTCCTCGGAGAAGACCCGGCACCTGATCGAGGCGATGCCCGCGCTGGAGACCTACGTCCCGGTGGACGTCAGCGAGAGCGCCCTGCGGGGGGCGGCGCAGACGCTGCTGGGAGAGCATCCGGGGCTGCGGGTGCACGCCCTGCTGGCGGACTTCACCCGGCCGCTGCGCCTGCCGGAGTCGGCTGGCCCGCGGCTGGTGGTGTTCCTGGGCGGCACGGTCGGGAACCTGAGGCCTCCGGAGCGCGCCGCGTTCCTGGCGTCCGTACGGGCGATGCTGTCGCCGGGTGACGCGCTGCTGATGGGTACGGACCTGGTGAAGGACGAGGCGGTGCTGGTGGCCGCGTACGACGACTCCCAAGGGGTGACGGCGGAGTTCAACAAGAACGTACTGGCGGTGATCGACCGGGAGCTGGGCGCTGATTTCCACACGGCCGACTTCGAACACGTGGCGGTGTGGAACCGGGAACAGGAGTGGATCGAGATGCGGTTGCGGGCCCGGTCGCAGGCGCTGGTGAAGATCCGGGCACTGGATCTGGTGGTGCCCTTCGAGGAGGGTGAGGAGATCCTGACGGAGATCTCCGCGAAGTTCCGTCAGGAGGGCGTACGGCGCGAACTGGCGGCGGCCGGGCTCGAGCTGACGCAGTGGTGGACGGACGCGGAGGGCCGTTTCGCGCTGTCCCTGTCGGTGGCCGACGGCCTGGAGGGCTGA
- a CDS encoding GNAT family N-acetyltransferase, translating to MTLAPLSPSPLAPPASPASPAPRYAVRIARDEDEVRAAQRLRHLVFAGEFGARLDGPEPGIDADAFDAYCDHLLVVDENTGQVVGTYRLLPPERAAVAGRLYSETEFDLTALAPIRPDLVEVGRSCVHPDHRNGAVIALIWAGLARYMDRSGHNWLAGCCSIPLADGGVLAAATRANVLTRNLAPEEYRVTPHLPWNPEGIAFPDRTELPPLLRGYLRLGAWVCGEPALDAGFGCADLYVLLSLRRTNPRYLNHFLSLAPGA from the coding sequence ATGACCCTCGCCCCCCTGTCCCCGTCCCCCCTCGCACCCCCCGCATCCCCGGCCTCCCCCGCCCCCCGCTACGCCGTCCGGATCGCCCGCGACGAGGACGAGGTACGCGCAGCCCAGCGGCTGCGCCACCTCGTCTTCGCCGGAGAGTTCGGCGCCCGCCTGGACGGACCCGAGCCGGGCATCGACGCCGACGCCTTCGACGCCTACTGCGACCACCTCCTGGTGGTGGACGAGAACACCGGGCAGGTCGTCGGCACCTACCGGCTGCTGCCCCCCGAACGCGCCGCGGTCGCCGGCCGTCTCTACTCCGAGACCGAATTCGACCTGACCGCCCTCGCCCCCATCCGTCCCGACCTCGTGGAAGTCGGCCGCTCCTGCGTCCACCCGGACCACCGCAACGGCGCCGTCATCGCCCTCATCTGGGCCGGACTCGCCCGCTACATGGACCGCTCCGGCCACAACTGGCTCGCCGGCTGCTGCTCCATCCCGCTGGCCGACGGCGGCGTCCTGGCCGCCGCCACCCGCGCGAACGTCCTGACCCGCAACCTCGCCCCCGAGGAGTACCGGGTCACCCCGCACCTGCCCTGGAACCCCGAAGGCATCGCCTTCCCCGACCGCACGGAACTGCCCCCGCTGCTGCGCGGCTACCTGCGCTTGGGCGCCTGGGTGTGCGGCGAGCCCGCACTCGACGCCGGTTTCGGCTGCGCCGACCTGTACGTGCTGCTCTCACTGCGCCGGACCAACCCGCGCTACCTGAACCACTTCCTCTCGCTCGCCCCGGGCGCATGA